ATCACGCATATCAGAAGTATTCGGCTCAATTAAAAAAAATGTTAAAGGCTATGTTTCAGATATGGTCGAAACGGTAAAGGGCATGCCAAAAAGGATGTCAGATGGCCTGAAAAAAACAGGTAGCTTTATAAAGGCAGGTATCATATCAGTTGCGAATAAATTGGTATCGGGGCTTGGAGAAGGTGTAAATGGGGTCATTAAAGGTGTCAATTGGGTTATGGATTTGGTAGGTGTGGATGAGAAGAACCAATTAAAACCTTGGAAAGTTCCACAATACGCAAAAGGTACAGACGGGCATCCTGGTGGCCCTGCCATTGTTGGTGATGGTGGAATGGCTGAGCTATTAAGTTTTCCAAACGGACAATTCGCCCTGTCACCAGCAACGGATACCTTCGTTAATTTACCTAGAGCTACGTCGGTTATGAATGGTCCTGATACAAAGCTGTTTTTAGATGCCATTCCTACTTATAAGGATGGAAAGGGATGGCTGACTAAGATTAAAGATGGGGCGGGCGCTGCTTGGGATGGCGTAAAGAGTATAGGCTCAAAGACTGCAGGTGCCATCAAAACCGGTAATAGTGCGTTAAAAGATAAAGCCTCTCAATTTTGGGACTGGGCTTCTGGAGGAGCCAAAAGCTTGATGGATAAAGTCCTTAGCACCATGGGCGTAAAAGTACCTAAAATGGATGGTAACTTCGGCACGATAGCAAAAGGTGCATTCGGCATAGTGAAAGATAAGGTTGTCGATTTTGTAGGAGGACTCCTTCCTAGTTTTGGCGGTGGGGGATTTAGCTTTCCTGCTCCCTTCCGGAAAACGAGTGGGTTTGGTAAGCGCTGGGGAAAACTGCATAAAGGGATAGATTTTGGCGCTCCTGCAGGTACACCGATTCCTTCCCAATCGGGTGGAGTGGTCCGATTTGCCGGGTTTGGCCAAACAGGATCCGGTTATGGTGGATATGGGAATGTCGTTCACATCGATGCAGGCGGCGGTCTGTCGTATCTTTACGCACATAACAGTAAAAATAACGTGAAGACAGGTGACAGCGTAAGAAACGGGCAAATCATCGGGACTGTCGGCAATACCGGTCATTCAAAAGGGAATCATTTGCATTTTGAGATTAGACGAAACAACGTGGCGGTAAACCCTGAGGAACTGGGTGGCGGTGGTTTGTTAGGAGCATTTGGTAGCAACAAGACACCTGTTAGTAGCAGTGTGGAAAGATGGCGCGGAACGGTCATAAAAGCATTGGGGATGAACGGTCTTCCAATAACCGATGCCTATGTGAATACATGGTTAAGACAAATTAAGTCTGAATCGGGCGGTAATGAGAAGGCTGTACAAAGTTCTGGGGTCAAAGATGCCAATTATTACAGTGGACAACTTGCTCGCGGCCTCGTCCAGGTGATCCCGTCAACATTCCGTGCACATGCATTCCCAGGATATAACGATCCATTCAATGGCTTACACAGCTTGCTGGCAGGTATGAACTATGCTAAAGGAAAATATGGCGTTGGCGGAATGCTTAGAGTTATCGGTCATGGTCATGGCTATGCCACAGGTGGTTTGATAAATAGTGCTGGTATGTACAACCTTGCAGAAGACGGGTGGCCGGAATTTGTCATTCCAACCAATCCCGCCCGAAGAACGGCTGCACAGAAATTGTTGGCTCTTGCTGGCAGAGAGATTCAAGGCAATAAGCGTCCACACCAGCTGCCGAATGTTTCACCTAGCACTTGCAGTGAAGAAAATAACCTGTTGATGCAGCTGCTTGAAGCGACACTGAAACAAAACCAACTTCTGAAGAAAGATCATGCGGAAATGATGGCCTATTTAAAAGCCATTGCGGAAAAGACGGCCGATGTGTATTTGGGAAGGGAAAAGGTTGGTTCACTATTGGATCAGGACCAGGCTAAACGAATTAATCATGCTGGAAGGAGGATGGCCACTTGATATGGACCGGTATTGAATACAATGGCAAACATAGTTATAGGGATTTCGGGCTTACACTAGAGAGCCGTAAAATCGGCAATCCTTCTAAAAACAAGATTTTGGAGAGTATCCCTTTTTCCAATACAAAGTATGATTTTTCTTCCCTGTATGGTGATCAAGAGTATTTGGAGCGTGAGCTTACGTATGTATTTAACATCACGGGAGAAATGGGAAGAAACCATTTGTATGTGCGTGAAACAGACATCCTGCATTGGCTGATGCCGCCAAGTAAAAAAATAAAGCTGAAAGATGATAAGCTCCCAGGCTTTTACTTTTTGGCTGAAGTCATGGAGAATCCAGATGACGAAGATTATTTTGTCGGTGGCAAGCTCAGCATCACATTTACTGCTTACCCATTTAAAATTGCCGATCATGAAGAAGGGCATGATCGGTGGGATGAGTTTAACTTCCTTTGGGATGTTGCTCAAACGACCGCATTCCCTGTTTCAGGAAGGCTAGATCCCATTTTGCACAATCCAGGGGCTAAGCATGCTCGGCCTAACATACAGGCTTCTGCGGCCATGCAGATTATTAAAGATGGGGTCACCTACCAGGTTAAAAAGGGTGAATCCGCCTCTTTTGATTTTGTTTTGAAGCCTGGACATAATCATCTCCGTATCATTGGAAATGGCCACATCTCCTTCCACTATCGAAAGGAGATGATTTAGTGTACAAAGTCACGTTAATGAATGGGAAACAAGAAACCGTGATTCATCATCCAGCGTTTAATGATCTTAAGGTACAGACGGGCCAGGTCAAACAAGGCATTAATGTAGCGGATAGCTTCTCATTTACCATTCTTCCTGATAATCCAGGTTTTCATCTCATACGCCCATTGCGAACGCTTGTTACGGTGGATCATATTCAGAGTGGTAAAAGGGAATTCGAGGGCCGTGTTCTCATGCCAACAGAGTCAATGGATGATCAGGGCAAATTTATGAAATCCTTTTTGTGCGAGGGGGAGTTAGGGTATCTGAATGATTCCTGCCAGCGTCATGGTGAATATAGAAACATGACGATTGCTGCCTTTTTTAAAGTGATAGTGGATTGCCATAATGCTGAGGTCGCTGGTGACGAGGTGGATAAAAAATTTCAAGTGGGCCAAGTAACTGTGACGAATTCCACCGATAATGTCTATCGATACTTGGGGTATGAATCCACGCTAGATTCCATCTTTGACAAGCTCATTGACCGGCTCGGTGGGGAATTAAGGGTCCGAAAACAGAACGGTGTCCGTTACCTGGATTACCTAAGTAAAATTGGTGTGAAAAAGACAACGGAGATTCGGCTTGCTAAAAACTTGAAGAGCATTGAAAAAGAAGCGGATCCAAGTGAGATTATTACACGGTTGATTCCGCTAGGAGTATCCATTGAGTCAGAAGATGAAGGGGCAGTGGATGCGAGCCAGGCACGGTTAACCATCGCATCGGTGAACGGGGGGCGTGATTATATAGAGGATGAAGCGGCCAAACAGATCTATGGCGTAGTCGCCAAAAGCGAAACGTGGGATGACATTACCCTTCCAGCCAATCTCATGACCAGGGGAAAACAGTTTATATCTGAGAACAATCGAGTCAAAGTCAAATATGTCCTATCTGCGCTTGACTTATCGCTGATTGGCCTTGACCCGGAAAGCTTTGAGGTCGGCAATGACTATCCGGTTATTAATCCTGTTATGGGCATCGATGAAAAGCTGAGAGTGGTTGAAAAGACCATCGACATTATTCATCCCAATACGAACAGCCTATCTATTGGTGACCTCTTCAAGACCGCATCCCAATATCAGAACGAAATGTCTAAAGCGCAAAAGAATGTGGTCCAGCTGCAGAACACCATCCATCGGCAAGCCAAAGCAATCGGTGGAATGAAATCACAAATTGACAAGGTTAATGACGCTGTTAATAACATTGAATGGACGTTGAAAGACAGTGATTTGGAAGCGCTAAACCAGGCAGTCAAACAGTTACAGGCAACTATTCAGGAACTGAATGATGCTATTGGAGACATGCCGATTTATCAGCCCGCAACCGAAACGGTTGACGGGCTTTTCAGCGCACCTGATAAAAAGAAGTTTAATTTAATCACTGTCAGTCATCCAGTCGATTTGGATGGGCTGTTCGCTAAAGTGGAAGCTTTGGAAGGAGGAAACAATGGCTAGTATAAGCGGGTTTTTGACCAAGATTAAAACGGCTGTGTATGGGAAAGATGTTCGTGGCAGCCTAGCTGACGGATTGGAGGCTGTCAATAAAGAAACCGAAGTTGCTACCCAATTGACCGAGCAAACGCAATTCCGGCAAGATGTCTTGACGAAAAAATACAATGAACAAATTGCCGATGCCACGGATATCACAGAAATTAAAGATTTTCATGTTTCCGGGGAGACAGGCGAAGTCTTTCAAACCATGGGGTTAAGGGGAGACGCTTTTGACAGAAGTTTGATACAGACCGAGAGAAAATTAAAAGGGACGGTCAATGCATTTGAGTTTTCATTCAATGGACAGATTACGACCCAATCTGTTTTAGATGCCGTATCCGTTTCTGAAGAAGGAACAGAAATCAAATTCCCTAAAGGAGATTACGCGTTCGATCCAATGGTTTTGAACAAAGGTGTTTGGCTTAACTTTTCAGGCAGCCAATTGATAAATAAAGGAACGGGTGACCTTTTTACTTTTAAGGGGGGGATAAGTGAGGTCACTTATTCTCTTTCTATACCTGCTAAAAGAAAAGACAGGGTGTTGCGTCTAAATGCCCAAGTAAAAGATATAGCTGCTGGCGATTTAATTTTATTAAAGGATGATACAGTACGGCACTATGACGGACTTCCAGATATAAATTCTGAAGTGCATGAGGTGTTACACGTACAGGGAAACATCATAACCCTTCGAGATTTTGTTCGTCTGCCAAAGCGGGTCTCTCTAATCAACGTAACCAGAATTTCTCCATTAATCAATCCAGCGGTTATCCATGCAGAATTTCTAAATGGAGGAGTAGGGTTTGAATACACAAGAGGAGCTAAGGTAGAGCAGTTCCAGGTAATGAATCATGTAAATGCAGCAGTTTCTTTTATTAGTTCGTACGATTGTAGATTATCAGGTTTTGCTTTTTCTAAGCCAGCCTCCACTGCTGCAGGTCTAGGAAATGGAGTACTAGGGATGAAGGGAACCATGAGAATGCTTGTTCAGAATGGCATTGGTGCAGACTTGCGACATACCGTTGATTGTGGGGGCGTTTTCGATGGATTGGTGGATAATGTACACGCCTTGAATAATACCTCGTCTCAGTTCGTCATGTCTCATAATGGGTACGACAGTGATCAAACGTATCGCAATTGTAAGTCTTACGGTGGGAAGACGTATGGGTTCCAGACGAGTGCACAGGGTGTACCGGATCCATCTAAACTAACCCACTATGGCTTCCGGATTATTGACTGTGATGTCCAAACGGAAAAAGACGATCCTTTGTATCAATATGCTATAAGGCTTTCCAGTCCGGTGAAAGAGTCTTTCATTGAGAATTTTACAGCAGTTTATGATGATGGTTCCAAAGCTTCCAGTGGTAATAATGCGGGTATCTCCTTATTTCCTGTGGATAATGATTTATCCATCAACAATGCCGATATTCGAGGGTATAAAGATGGCGTCTTTATTTATCGCCACACGAATGTAGAATCGACGGACAATGAGTCCGTGTTGAAAATAGACGGGTTGAAGGTAACCAACGCTTATAATGCGATTGTCAACAGTTATGGATTTAATAAGCGATTCTCCTTAAGAGGTTTAGACGCCATCAACATTCTCCAGTACATCTTCCGTATGGGGGAAGGGTCGTTTGATTACCTCAATATCTCGGACGTCACGATAACCAATTCTCTGGCGCGTTTATTTATCATCCAGCCTATTGGGGGAGAGAATCGAATCAATGGGTATATAGGTGAAATAAATAAACCCGTCCACAAACCTGTCACCATGACTTCCGGTTATAAATTGTCGTTTGACGAAATGTTCATCAATCAAAATCATGTCGTGGAATTGACCTCAACACGTGATGTGATGCCTGCCCAGTATCCGATACGGGATGGAATCATTGAAGGGCAAAGACTCACGTTATTTTATTCCGGTCATCATTCGGTCCAAATTAACTGGACCACACGTCTACGAACAAAAGATGAGAAAAATATACTTTTAAATAAGAACCGTCGTTACCTTCATTTGATTTGGATGAAAGATAGCTGGTACGAAGTGTAAAGGGAGGGACAGATTGTGAGATTTGTAGATAAGAGTTTTATTGTGACGAAGGAAATTCAATTAACGATTCGGGCTGTAACGGAAGAAGTGGAAGAGATTAACGAGAACAAAACCAATAGAATGGTCGTTTGTAAAATCGTGTTTAAAGATATGGAGGAACAACCAGTAGTTAGTGAGCTGCACATCATAGAACACGAATATTACGATTTGCTGATGAGTACAGATGACATTTTCACAGTTGGTAAGCCATTAAATGAATATCGCCTAATTGACCTGTTTAAGGTGATTGATAAAATGCGAGAAGATCGAGAGAAGGCCACTGAGGAGGTTATGTAAGAAAAAGAATTTACTAGTGGGAGGTGTAAAGGTGAATGTTTCATTGGGTTTATTAATTACACTCATTGGTTTTTTGTGTACGGCAACCGGAGTTGCCCTGGGCTTGTTAACATTTATCCGAAATAGAAAAAATGAAATCAAAAGCAATGTCAAAAATGATGCTACAGAATCAGCTATCATCAGTACAAAGTTAGACAATATTGGTCAATCATTGGATTCCATTCGAATTGATCTTAAAGCGAGTGATCAACGTTGGACTACTTTGTCAGGGACAGTTATTCGAATAGATGAAAGCACCAAACAGGCTCATAAACGCATTGATAAAATTGAACATAAAGGAGAGGGCTGAATTGGATAAAACAAAACAATATATAGCTATGATAGGCGGTGTACTGGGTGCACTGCTTTTATTTTTTCAATCACTCGGCTTTCAGTTGGATTGGTTCAATGAAAATACCATCAATTCATTTATTAATTTTCTTACAGCCTTAGTGCCTCTTGTTTTTGCTTTATATGGAGTATACAAGAATCAATATCTTGTAACCAAGAAAGCAACGAAACAAGAGAAGGCTTTGAAAGAACAAGGATTAAAATAAGCTGCCAATCGGTAGCTTTTTATTTTGCATGAAAAGGAGAGATGGGAAATGACTAAAGTTTTTATTGATCCGGGGCATGGTGGAAAAGATCCTGGGGCAGTTGGAAACGGGTTAAAAGAAAAGGAATTAACATTAAGAATCGGAAAAAGGATAAGAGACATTCTAGCCGGGTATGAGAAAGTCACGGTCAAAATGAGTCGTACTGGTGACACTTTTCAATCCTTAACTGATCGTACCAAGGCGGTAAATAATTGGAGGGCCGATATTTTTTTATCCATCCACATTAATGCTGGTGGTGGCACAGGGTACGAAGATTACATCCATACTTCAGCAAGTGCAAAGGCAAAGACCTATCAATATATGATTCACACAGAAATTATTAAGCTAATCAATATAAAGGACCGTGGAAAGAAAAAATCTAATTTTCATGTGTTGAGAGAGACAAAAATGCCAGCCGTCCTGACAGAGTGCGGATTTATTGATTATAAAACGGATGCGGCTCTACTAAAAAAGAGTGCCTTTATTGAAGCATTGGCTCAGGGACATGTTAATGGTTTAGTGAAAGCATTTAATTTGAAAAAGAAAATAGCTACTACTAGCGTTGAAACCCGTAGTCATACAATTTTGAAGGGGGATACTTTATACTCGATCGCTAAAAAGTATGGAACAACAGTGGACTATTTGAAATCGTTAAATCCTAAGGTGAATCCTAATTCTCTACAGATTGGACAGAAGCTTGTTTTAAGTGGTTCAACAGTTACCTATCATACAGTTGTGAAAGGTGACACGGTATCTGCTCTTGCTGAGAAATATGGAAGTTCGATTAAAAATATTAAAAGTTGGAATGAACTAGGTGACAATAATATGATTTATGCCGGACAATCCCTTCGTGTTATATAACTAAAATCTAAAGAGCATGTTATGAGGATGGTAATATAAATATGCTCTTTAGATTATTTTTCTGGAATATTAAAAATTAAACAAACCAATTATTTTTTGTATCATTGATTCGTCTTTTCTAATAATTTCTCTAACATTTATTACTCCATTACCATATTCGAATTCACTTCCAGTGCTTATTGCTGTCTTTTTAAGTGTGTTTTCTATTTCAATATTTGTCATATTTTCTTTTTGAATGAGTAAACATACAACTCCTGCTACATATGCTGCGGCAACGGAAGTACCATTTTCTATTACTATCTCATTCTTCAAGTTGAAACTTGGTAAATTCACTCCTGGGGCCATGATATCAATCCCTTGACCTCTGCTAGATTTAAACCATCGTTTATTATCTTCTCCTACTGCACCTACTGCTATAACCTCATTGAATTTTGCAGGATAAATAACTGTATCAAGTTTAGAAAGTCCATTATTCCCAACTGCAGAAATAATTGTAATACCCTTTTGGTGAGCTTTTTTTATATATTCATCCATACTTTTAGAAAATTTTTGACCGCCTAAACTCATTAAAATAATATCGACATCTTGATTTATAGCCCATTGTATTCCTTTTATAATTGTATCGTAACTTCCTTTTTTCTTACTGTCTAATACTTTTACTGCATATACATCAGCTTTTGGTGCTATACCATATTTTTTTGAAGCTATAATTCCTGCTAAATAGGTACCATGTCCATTTAAATCTTGATAATCTTTAGTTTCTTTAGTGAAATTCACTCCACCTTTAATATTTAAAGCATGATTATTTAAATTCACCCCTGAATCAAGAATAGCAATGGATATTCCTTTTCCGCTGAGCATTTGTTTTTCTTGTAACTGATGTATGCTACTTATCCCTAATACCGGTTCATTCTTACTTGTATTCCTATGACTTACTGTCATAAAAATGACTAAGCATAGAATCCCTACTATTAAATATTTGCGTTTTTGTTCTTTTCTCATAAATACTTCTCCTATCATAAATATCATTCAAATAAAATAATAGTATAAAAAGTATAAAGATGTAAAATATTGATATATTTTAATATTATGGTAATATAAAAGAGTTATTTCCAAAAATATTGAAAGTAGGGATTTATTTTGAAGAATAGGATTATTATCCTAATTACAGCAATTATGCTTTTTAGTGTAATAGGACCAGTATTTACAGGACAGGTTGAAGCAGATCAATTAACAGAGTTACAAAACAATACGAATTTAACCGACAAAGAACTTTTAGAGTTTAATGTTGAAGATGTTATTGATGATAAAGAACTAATAAATGATATAAACGATGTCAATTTAGATTTGACTGAGCAAGAAGTAAAAGAACTAGAGGAGAAAATTCTAAACTTAGATTCAAATGAATTGTTGTTAGATGAGGAATCATTAGCTTATCGTGATACTATAAATCCTGATATAGACGTTCAGGCTCTTATTCGAGATGAGGAAGAAATTAATACAGAATCATTTGAAAATGAAAGCGCTGAAGTTGAAGGTCAAGTTGGCGCTGTTGTTGTGCGTGGATTAATTTCTGCTGTTAGTTTTCTATTAAAAAAAGCTAATAAGCCATTAAAAGCAACTTGGCATTTAGCTGAGCGTATGCACGAAAGGGGAGTTTCTCCAGTACAAGTATTTAATGCAGTAACAAAAGGCAAAAAATATTACGATCCAAAATATGAATCAACCGTTTATTATTATAAGGGTGTAGCAGTAGCGAAAAAAGGAAACTCATTAACCACAACTTATAAATCAGAAAAACCAAAATCAAGGTGGAAGTAGGGATAAAAAATGGAATCTAGAATTACATTTGACAAAGAAGCAGAGTTAGCCTATTTATATACCTTACCTTCTTCAGTACAGTATAAGATTAAGTCTACTGATGAATTAGAAGTAAATGAATATTTAGAGTTAGATATTGACGAAGATGGTAGAATAGTAGGAATAGAGTTTTTTGGACCAATAACTTCAAAGTTATCTAAAATGGTTGGAAGTAAGAAAATTTATAGGGAAAATGAAGAGAAATTTTCATTCCGTTTAACTGAAGAAGATATAAAAAGTAAGTTTAACTATAATGGAATTGACTTTTGTTTTGCGGACGATGATTATAAAGAGTTTGTAGGTTTTGATGTAGTTGATATAAAAAAGTACAATGAGGAATTTTTGAAAATTATTACAGAATAATTCTCAAACATGAAGTCCTGATTGAAAAAGCCCTTCTCTAAATTGAGAGGGGCCTATTTTTTGTATTGATTTGATCTAAGCTTATTAACCAACTCCGTAATGTCATTATCTTCATAAATGACTTGATCTACCCTAAAATCCTCATTATCAGCAAAGCTAATTTTAATCTGCTGAATCCATTCATATGCTACAACTGCAGCTGTCCAATCTTGATCTTTTTTATAGTCTGAGTTGGTGACAGGGAAGCTTCCACTTTGTAAAAAATTTGTTCCCTTTGCATGCAAGTAAACCTTTATATTAATGTTCATTCATTTTGCTCTTTTCGGTTTAGTAATTAATAAATATATTTTATATCAATTTACTCAAAATAAGTAAGTTTATTTTGCCCACCAACTTGCCCACCATTTGCCCACCACTTCATGATATTTAACTATTAATAATGAAGTATCTATATTTGAAAAAGCTATTAAACAGGCATTTGTGAGGTTTTATGATGCCTGATTATGCTAGGAAGTTTGTTCCGTACACAAGTTCACCGATGGGAATGCGAACAATAAATATCTCAAACCCTTGGCAAATTTGGCTTTGTT
The DNA window shown above is from Peribacillus sp. FSL P2-0133 and carries:
- a CDS encoding phage tail protein encodes the protein MIWTGIEYNGKHSYRDFGLTLESRKIGNPSKNKILESIPFSNTKYDFSSLYGDQEYLERELTYVFNITGEMGRNHLYVRETDILHWLMPPSKKIKLKDDKLPGFYFLAEVMENPDDEDYFVGGKLSITFTAYPFKIADHEEGHDRWDEFNFLWDVAQTTAFPVSGRLDPILHNPGAKHARPNIQASAAMQIIKDGVTYQVKKGESASFDFVLKPGHNHLRIIGNGHISFHYRKEMI
- a CDS encoding phage tail spike protein, which gives rise to MYKVTLMNGKQETVIHHPAFNDLKVQTGQVKQGINVADSFSFTILPDNPGFHLIRPLRTLVTVDHIQSGKREFEGRVLMPTESMDDQGKFMKSFLCEGELGYLNDSCQRHGEYRNMTIAAFFKVIVDCHNAEVAGDEVDKKFQVGQVTVTNSTDNVYRYLGYESTLDSIFDKLIDRLGGELRVRKQNGVRYLDYLSKIGVKKTTEIRLAKNLKSIEKEADPSEIITRLIPLGVSIESEDEGAVDASQARLTIASVNGGRDYIEDEAAKQIYGVVAKSETWDDITLPANLMTRGKQFISENNRVKVKYVLSALDLSLIGLDPESFEVGNDYPVINPVMGIDEKLRVVEKTIDIIHPNTNSLSIGDLFKTASQYQNEMSKAQKNVVQLQNTIHRQAKAIGGMKSQIDKVNDAVNNIEWTLKDSDLEALNQAVKQLQATIQELNDAIGDMPIYQPATETVDGLFSAPDKKKFNLITVSHPVDLDGLFAKVEALEGGNNG
- a CDS encoding phage holin — encoded protein: MDKTKQYIAMIGGVLGALLLFFQSLGFQLDWFNENTINSFINFLTALVPLVFALYGVYKNQYLVTKKATKQEKALKEQGLK
- a CDS encoding N-acetylmuramoyl-L-alanine amidase encodes the protein MTKVFIDPGHGGKDPGAVGNGLKEKELTLRIGKRIRDILAGYEKVTVKMSRTGDTFQSLTDRTKAVNNWRADIFLSIHINAGGGTGYEDYIHTSASAKAKTYQYMIHTEIIKLINIKDRGKKKSNFHVLRETKMPAVLTECGFIDYKTDAALLKKSAFIEALAQGHVNGLVKAFNLKKKIATTSVETRSHTILKGDTLYSIAKKYGTTVDYLKSLNPKVNPNSLQIGQKLVLSGSTVTYHTVVKGDTVSALAEKYGSSIKNIKSWNELGDNNMIYAGQSLRVI
- a CDS encoding S8 family serine peptidase, coding for MRKEQKRKYLIVGILCLVIFMTVSHRNTSKNEPVLGISSIHQLQEKQMLSGKGISIAILDSGVNLNNHALNIKGGVNFTKETKDYQDLNGHGTYLAGIIASKKYGIAPKADVYAVKVLDSKKKGSYDTIIKGIQWAINQDVDIILMSLGGQKFSKSMDEYIKKAHQKGITIISAVGNNGLSKLDTVIYPAKFNEVIAVGAVGEDNKRWFKSSRGQGIDIMAPGVNLPSFNLKNEIVIENGTSVAAAYVAGVVCLLIQKENMTNIEIENTLKKTAISTGSEFEYGNGVINVREIIRKDESMIQKIIGLFNF
- a CDS encoding DUF4258 domain-containing protein, yielding MKNRIIILITAIMLFSVIGPVFTGQVEADQLTELQNNTNLTDKELLEFNVEDVIDDKELINDINDVNLDLTEQEVKELEEKILNLDSNELLLDEESLAYRDTINPDIDVQALIRDEEEINTESFENESAEVEGQVGAVVVRGLISAVSFLLKKANKPLKATWHLAERMHERGVSPVQVFNAVTKGKKYYDPKYESTVYYYKGVAVAKKGNSLTTTYKSEKPKSRWK
- a CDS encoding DUF2283 domain-containing protein; this translates as MESRITFDKEAELAYLYTLPSSVQYKIKSTDELEVNEYLELDIDEDGRIVGIEFFGPITSKLSKMVGSKKIYRENEEKFSFRLTEEDIKSKFNYNGIDFCFADDDYKEFVGFDVVDIKKYNEEFLKIITE